A window of Streptomyces armeniacus contains these coding sequences:
- a CDS encoding sensor histidine kinase, which translates to MRVPRPRSLAGQLFAMQVVLVAALVAGCAVFAYVKDQHQAEASARHRATATARAVADSPSVREAIRTEHPSQALQPYAEQVRRDTGVTFITIMSPKRKRWTHPNPEEIGGTFVGHTAPALDGRTFSETYTGTLGPSVRVVTPVRDGGRIVGLVSAGIAVDTITKQVREQVAVLLLAAGIAVALGGTGTYVVNARLRRHTHGMNAAELSRMHDYHEAALHAVREGLLMLDGQRRVALINDGARELLGVTESEVIGRNVAELGLPAPLTGALLAAEPRVDEVHLTAERVVVVNTSPVSGGERRGTVVTLRDHTELQALAGELDSVRGFAEALRSQAHESANRLHAVVSLIELGRHEEAVTFATEELELAQALTDQVTAAVAEPVLAALLLGKAAQANERGVELVLSPDSDVDDGSVPPELPPRDLVTLLGNLIDNAVEAAAQGASGTPGATARTRPRAPRVTVTVRTEGSADAGQLVIRVADSGKGISPEAAEDVFRRGWSTKGPGDRSPHGSGLGLALVQQIAHRHGGTVALGEAADGGAEFTVRLPLRAAEPEPATPGGGRAATVPAPAASTPADTPRAPAAGNR; encoded by the coding sequence ATGCGCGTGCCCCGTCCCCGTAGCCTCGCCGGCCAGCTCTTCGCCATGCAGGTCGTACTGGTGGCCGCGCTCGTCGCGGGCTGTGCGGTCTTCGCGTACGTGAAGGACCAGCACCAGGCCGAGGCGTCGGCGCGGCACCGGGCGACCGCCACCGCCCGCGCGGTCGCCGACTCGCCCTCGGTGCGCGAGGCGATCCGCACGGAGCACCCGAGCCAGGCGCTGCAGCCGTACGCGGAGCAGGTGCGGCGCGACACGGGCGTGACCTTCATCACCATCATGAGCCCGAAGCGGAAGCGCTGGACGCACCCCAACCCGGAGGAGATAGGCGGCACCTTCGTCGGCCACACGGCGCCCGCGCTGGACGGCCGTACGTTCTCCGAGACGTACACGGGCACGCTCGGGCCGTCCGTACGCGTCGTCACGCCCGTACGGGACGGCGGCCGCATCGTCGGGCTCGTCAGCGCCGGCATCGCCGTCGACACGATCACCAAGCAGGTGCGCGAGCAGGTCGCCGTGCTGCTGCTGGCCGCGGGGATCGCGGTGGCGCTGGGCGGGACCGGCACGTACGTCGTCAACGCCCGGCTGCGCCGCCACACGCACGGCATGAACGCGGCCGAGCTGAGCCGCATGCACGACTACCACGAGGCCGCGCTGCACGCCGTACGGGAAGGGCTGCTGATGCTCGACGGACAGCGGCGCGTCGCCCTGATCAACGACGGGGCGCGCGAGCTGCTGGGCGTCACCGAGTCCGAGGTGATCGGCCGCAACGTCGCCGAACTGGGCCTGCCCGCGCCCCTCACCGGCGCGCTGCTCGCGGCCGAGCCACGCGTGGACGAGGTGCATCTGACGGCGGAACGGGTGGTCGTGGTGAACACCTCACCCGTTTCCGGCGGCGAACGCCGCGGTACGGTCGTCACCTTGCGCGACCACACGGAGCTGCAGGCTCTCGCCGGGGAGCTGGACTCCGTACGCGGCTTCGCCGAGGCCCTGCGCTCGCAGGCGCACGAGTCCGCGAACCGGCTGCACGCGGTCGTCTCGCTCATCGAGCTCGGCCGGCACGAGGAGGCGGTCACCTTCGCCACCGAGGAACTCGAACTGGCCCAGGCCCTCACCGACCAGGTGACGGCCGCCGTCGCCGAACCCGTACTCGCGGCCCTGCTGCTGGGCAAGGCGGCGCAGGCGAACGAGCGGGGCGTCGAGCTCGTGCTGTCCCCGGACAGCGACGTGGACGACGGCAGCGTCCCGCCGGAACTCCCGCCACGCGACCTGGTGACGCTCCTCGGAAACCTCATCGACAACGCCGTGGAGGCGGCCGCGCAGGGGGCCTCCGGCACGCCGGGGGCGACGGCGCGTACGCGGCCGCGCGCGCCGCGGGTCACGGTGACGGTGCGGACGGAAGGGTCCGCGGACGCGGGGCAGTTGGTGATCCGGGTCGCCGACAGCGGCAAGGGCATATCGCCCGAGGCCGCCGAGGACGTCTTCCGCCGCGGCTGGTCCACCAAGGGGCCCGGCGACAGGAGCCCGCACGGCTCCGGGCTCGGGCTCGCCCTCGTGCAGCAGATCGCGCACCGGCACGGCGGCACGGTCGCGCTGGGCGAAGCGGCGGACGGCGGCGCGGAGTTCACCGTACGGCTGCCGCTGCGCGCGGCGGAGCCGGAGCCGGCCACCCCGGGGGGCGGGCGGGCCGCCACCGTGCCCGCGCCCGCCGCTTCCACTCCGGCGGACACGCCCAGGGCGCCCGCGGCGGGCAACCGATGA
- a CDS encoding alpha-1,4-glucan--maltose-1-phosphate maltosyltransferase yields MIGRIPVLDVQPLVDCGRRPAKAVVGETFQVSATVFREGHEAVGANVVLRDPNGRSGPWTPMRELSPGSDRWGADVTPDCEGRWTYTVEAWGDPVTTWRQHAEIKVAADVDTELTLVEGAALYERAAAGVPKSDGRPAVQAAAGALRDTSLPAAARLGAALAPEVSEVLARYPLRELLSSSLALTLQVERERALFGSWYEMFPRSEGAVVRRGTAPASGTLRTAAERLPALAAMGFDVVYLPPVHPIGESFRKGPNNALSAGRHDVGSPWAIGSALGGHDALHPDLGSFDDFDHFVGRARELGMEVALDFALQCSPDHPWVKEHPEWFRTRADGTIAYAENPPKKYQDIYPVAFDEDFRGIVRETLRVLRLWMERGVRIFRVDNPHTKPVVFWEKVLGDINRSDPDVLFLAEAFTRPAMVHTLAKIGFQQSYTYFTWRTGKQELTDYVQELSGEAAAYMRPNFFVNTPDILHRYLQEGGRPAFAVRAVLAATLSPSWGVYAGYELCEATPAGEGSEEYLDSEKFQLRPRDWAAAERAGTSLAPLIGTLNALRRRHPALRRLRGTHFHATDNEHVIAYSKRSAGAEDDTVLVVINLDPHHTHEATVSLDTSALGLTPAQVRGVAPIEVSDELTAESYHWGTENYVRLEPGREPAPAHVFSLRPSPSNGGSPNP; encoded by the coding sequence ATGATCGGTCGCATTCCCGTCCTGGACGTCCAGCCGCTCGTCGACTGTGGCCGGCGCCCGGCCAAGGCGGTGGTCGGCGAGACGTTCCAGGTGTCCGCCACCGTGTTCCGCGAGGGGCACGAGGCGGTCGGCGCCAACGTCGTCCTCCGTGATCCCAACGGGCGTTCGGGCCCGTGGACACCGATGCGGGAGCTGTCGCCCGGTTCCGACCGCTGGGGCGCGGACGTCACGCCCGACTGCGAGGGGCGGTGGACGTACACCGTCGAGGCGTGGGGCGACCCGGTGACCACGTGGCGGCAGCACGCGGAGATCAAGGTCGCGGCGGACGTCGACACCGAACTGACCCTGGTCGAGGGCGCCGCCCTGTACGAGCGCGCCGCCGCGGGCGTGCCCAAGAGCGACGGCCGCCCCGCCGTCCAGGCCGCCGCCGGCGCGCTGCGCGACACCTCGCTGCCGGCGGCCGCCCGGCTCGGCGCCGCGCTGGCGCCGGAGGTGAGCGAAGTGCTCGCCCGCTACCCGCTGCGCGAACTGCTGTCGTCGTCGCTCGCGCTGACGCTCCAGGTGGAGCGGGAGCGCGCGCTGTTCGGCTCCTGGTACGAGATGTTCCCGCGGTCCGAGGGCGCCGTCGTACGCCGTGGCACGGCCCCCGCGTCCGGGACGCTGCGCACCGCCGCCGAACGGCTGCCCGCGCTCGCCGCGATGGGCTTCGACGTGGTGTACCTGCCGCCCGTGCACCCCATCGGCGAATCGTTTCGCAAGGGCCCCAACAACGCGCTGTCCGCGGGCCGGCACGATGTCGGCTCGCCGTGGGCGATCGGTTCGGCGCTGGGCGGGCACGACGCGCTCCACCCGGACCTGGGCTCGTTCGACGACTTCGACCACTTCGTCGGGCGGGCGCGGGAGCTGGGCATGGAGGTCGCGCTGGACTTCGCGCTCCAGTGCTCGCCGGACCACCCGTGGGTGAAGGAGCACCCGGAGTGGTTCCGTACGCGGGCGGACGGCACGATCGCGTACGCCGAGAACCCGCCGAAGAAGTACCAGGACATCTACCCGGTGGCGTTCGACGAGGACTTCCGCGGCATCGTGCGGGAGACGCTGCGCGTGCTGCGGCTCTGGATGGAGCGCGGGGTGCGGATCTTCCGGGTGGACAACCCGCACACCAAGCCGGTGGTCTTCTGGGAGAAGGTGCTGGGCGACATCAACCGCTCGGATCCCGATGTCCTGTTCCTCGCCGAGGCGTTCACGCGGCCGGCCATGGTGCACACCCTGGCGAAGATCGGCTTCCAGCAGTCGTACACGTACTTCACCTGGCGCACCGGCAAGCAGGAACTGACCGATTACGTGCAGGAACTGTCCGGCGAGGCCGCCGCGTACATGCGCCCGAACTTCTTCGTGAACACCCCCGACATCCTGCACCGCTACCTCCAGGAGGGAGGCCGCCCCGCCTTCGCCGTACGCGCCGTGCTGGCCGCGACGCTGTCGCCAAGCTGGGGCGTGTACGCCGGGTACGAGCTGTGCGAGGCGACGCCTGCGGGCGAGGGCAGTGAGGAGTACCTGGACTCGGAGAAGTTCCAACTGCGGCCGCGGGACTGGGCCGCGGCCGAGCGCGCCGGTACGTCGCTGGCCCCGCTGATCGGCACGCTGAACGCGCTGCGGCGCCGCCACCCGGCGCTCCGGCGGCTGCGCGGGACGCACTTTCACGCGACCGACAACGAGCACGTCATCGCGTACTCGAAACGGAGCGCGGGCGCGGAGGACGACACCGTTCTCGTCGTGATCAACCTTGATCCACACCACACCCACGAGGCCACGGTGTCGTTGGACACGTCGGCGCTCGGCCTCACTCCCGCCCAGGTGAGAGGGGTCGCGCCGATCGAGGTGAGCGACGAGCTCACCGCCGAGTCCTATCACTGGGGCACCGAGAACTACGTACGTCTGGAACCGGGCCGCGAGCCCGCGCCCGCGCACGTGTTCTCGCTGCGACCGTCCCCATCGAATGGAGGGTCACCCAATCCATGA
- the glgB gene encoding 1,4-alpha-glucan branching enzyme, which yields MEPHGGSRGVRVADPLPRADRERLLAGAHHDPHAWLGAHSVRGGVAVRVLRPFARAVTVLARAQGLRAELHEEGDGFFAGVLPLHEIPDYELLVRYGDRPGADELRTPDPYRFLPSLGEFDLHLLTEGRHEQLWHALGARPMTHAGVAGTRFTVWAPNARGVRVAGDFNCWDGTAFPMRSLGSSGVWELFLPGVGEGALYKYEITGRDGGRTLRADPMARRTECPPATASVVDASRHVWQDAEWLARRAGRTPHTEPMSVYEVHLPSWRHGLDYRELAEQLPAYVRDLGFTHVELMPVAEHPFGGSWGYQVTGFYAPTARLGTPDDFRALVDALHQAGIGVFMDWVPAHFPKDDWALARFDGEPLYEHGDPVRAEHPDWGTLQFDFGRREVRNFLVANAVYWCEEFHIDGLRVDAVASMLYLDYSREDGQWSPNAYGGREDLDAVAFLQEMNATLYRRCPGIITLAEESTAWDGVTRPTDTGGLGFGFKWNMGWMHDSLVYAAKDPVHRKYHHNEMTFSMVYAWSENYVLPVSHDEVVHGKRALVSKMPGDWWQRRANHRAYLGFMWAHPGKQLLFMGQEFAQGAEWSEGHGPDWWLLDPSYSAEGDHRGVRDLVRELNTVYARTPALWERDTDPGGFRWIDGDAAEDNVFSFLRFDAAGRPLAVVSNFSPVVRHAYRVGVPADVRGWQEALNTDALAYGGSDVRNLGTLTPEPVAAHGHDASLSVALPPLATVWLRPLGAEA from the coding sequence CTGGAGCCGCACGGCGGCAGCCGCGGCGTACGCGTCGCCGACCCGCTCCCCCGCGCCGACCGCGAGCGGCTGCTCGCCGGCGCGCACCACGACCCGCACGCCTGGCTCGGCGCGCACTCCGTGCGCGGCGGCGTGGCCGTACGGGTGCTGCGCCCGTTCGCGCGGGCGGTCACCGTCCTCGCCAGGGCCCAGGGCCTGCGGGCCGAACTGCACGAGGAGGGCGACGGGTTCTTCGCCGGCGTGCTGCCGCTGCACGAGATCCCCGACTACGAGCTGCTCGTCCGCTACGGCGACCGGCCGGGCGCCGACGAGCTGCGCACCCCCGACCCGTACCGCTTCCTGCCGTCCCTCGGCGAGTTCGACCTGCACCTGCTCACCGAGGGCCGGCACGAGCAGCTGTGGCACGCGCTCGGCGCGCGTCCCATGACGCACGCCGGCGTGGCGGGCACCCGGTTCACGGTGTGGGCGCCGAACGCGCGGGGCGTGCGCGTCGCCGGCGACTTCAACTGCTGGGACGGTACGGCCTTCCCGATGCGCTCGCTCGGCTCCAGCGGCGTCTGGGAGCTGTTCCTGCCGGGGGTCGGGGAGGGCGCGCTGTACAAGTACGAGATCACCGGCCGGGACGGCGGCCGCACGCTGCGCGCCGACCCGATGGCGCGCCGTACGGAGTGCCCGCCCGCGACGGCCTCCGTCGTGGACGCCTCCCGGCACGTCTGGCAGGACGCCGAGTGGCTGGCGCGGCGCGCCGGCCGCACGCCGCACACCGAGCCCATGTCGGTCTACGAGGTGCACCTGCCCTCGTGGCGGCACGGCCTGGACTACCGCGAGCTGGCCGAGCAACTGCCCGCGTACGTACGCGACCTGGGCTTCACCCACGTCGAGCTGATGCCGGTCGCCGAGCACCCCTTCGGCGGCTCGTGGGGCTACCAGGTCACCGGCTTCTACGCGCCGACCGCGCGGCTCGGCACCCCCGACGACTTCCGCGCGCTGGTCGACGCGCTGCACCAGGCGGGCATCGGGGTGTTCATGGACTGGGTGCCGGCGCACTTCCCCAAGGACGACTGGGCGCTGGCCCGGTTCGACGGCGAACCGCTCTACGAGCACGGCGACCCGGTCCGCGCCGAGCACCCGGACTGGGGCACGCTCCAGTTCGACTTCGGGCGCCGCGAGGTGCGCAACTTCCTGGTGGCGAACGCCGTGTACTGGTGCGAGGAGTTCCACATCGACGGCCTCCGCGTGGACGCCGTCGCCTCCATGCTGTACCTCGACTACTCGCGCGAGGACGGCCAGTGGTCGCCCAACGCGTACGGCGGTCGCGAGGACCTCGACGCCGTCGCCTTCCTGCAGGAGATGAACGCCACCCTCTACCGGCGCTGCCCCGGCATCATCACCCTCGCCGAGGAGTCCACCGCCTGGGACGGCGTGACCCGCCCGACCGACACCGGCGGCCTGGGCTTCGGCTTCAAGTGGAACATGGGCTGGATGCACGACTCCCTGGTGTACGCCGCCAAGGACCCGGTGCACCGGAAGTACCACCACAACGAGATGACGTTCTCCATGGTCTACGCCTGGTCGGAGAACTACGTGCTGCCCGTCTCGCACGACGAGGTGGTGCACGGCAAGCGGGCCCTGGTGTCGAAGATGCCCGGCGACTGGTGGCAGCGGCGCGCGAACCACCGCGCGTACCTCGGCTTCATGTGGGCGCACCCCGGCAAGCAGCTGCTGTTCATGGGGCAGGAGTTCGCGCAGGGCGCCGAGTGGTCGGAGGGGCACGGGCCGGACTGGTGGCTGCTGGACCCGTCGTACTCGGCGGAGGGCGACCACAGGGGCGTACGGGACCTGGTGCGGGAACTCAACACGGTGTACGCCCGTACGCCCGCGCTGTGGGAACGGGACACGGACCCGGGCGGCTTCCGCTGGATCGACGGCGACGCGGCCGAGGACAACGTCTTCTCCTTCCTCCGCTTCGACGCGGCGGGGCGGCCGCTGGCGGTCGTCTCGAACTTCTCGCCGGTCGTCCGGCACGCCTACCGGGTGGGCGTCCCGGCGGACGTACGCGGCTGGCAGGAGGCGCTGAACACGGACGCGCTGGCGTACGGCGGCAGCGACGTACGCAACCTCGGCACGCTCACCCCGGAGCCGGTGGCCGCCCACGGCCACGACGCGTCCCTCTCGGTGGCCCTGCCGCCGCTGGCGACGGTGTGGCTGCGGCCGCTGGGCGCGGAGGCGTAG
- a CDS encoding cation:dicarboxylate symporter family transporter, producing MSGQSPPTQKPDRTQKRDRTHYLYLAVIAAVIAGVALGFAAPGVAKELKPVGEGFVNLIKMMISPVIFCTIVLGIGSVRKAAKVGAVGGLALGYFLTMSTVALALGLVVGNIIDPGSGLDLTQEVREAGAAEAEGASESTADFLLGIIPTTLVSAFTEGEVLQTLLVALLVGFALQAMGSAGEPVLRGIGHIQRLVFRVLGMVMWAAPVGAFGAIAAVVGETGVDALKSLAVIMIGFYITCFLFVFIILGVILRVVAGVNILLLLKYLGREFLLILSTSSSESALPRLIAKMEHMGISKPVVGITVPTGYSFNLDGTAIYLTMASLFVAEAMGDPLTVGQQISLLVFMVIASKGAAGVTGAGLATLAGGLQSHRPDLVDGVGLIVGIDRFMSECRALTNFAGNAVATVLVGTWTKEIDREQMNEVLAGKRPFDERTLVADGHGADADEASGDPGPDPGPLPEQAGESPDAGPDLTKEQEPAR from the coding sequence GTGTCAGGCCAGTCTCCACCCACGCAGAAGCCAGACAGAACGCAGAAGCGGGACAGAACGCACTACCTCTATCTCGCCGTCATCGCCGCCGTCATCGCCGGTGTCGCCCTCGGCTTCGCCGCGCCGGGTGTGGCCAAGGAGCTCAAGCCCGTCGGTGAGGGTTTCGTCAACCTCATCAAGATGATGATCTCCCCTGTCATCTTCTGCACGATCGTGCTGGGCATCGGCTCGGTCCGGAAGGCCGCCAAGGTCGGCGCGGTCGGCGGGCTCGCCCTCGGCTACTTCCTGACCATGTCCACCGTCGCGCTCGCGCTCGGACTCGTCGTCGGCAACATCATCGACCCGGGCAGCGGCCTCGATCTGACGCAGGAGGTACGGGAGGCCGGTGCCGCCGAGGCCGAGGGCGCCAGCGAGAGCACCGCGGACTTCCTGCTCGGCATCATCCCCACGACGCTCGTCTCCGCCTTCACCGAGGGCGAGGTGCTGCAGACGCTGCTGGTCGCCCTGCTCGTGGGCTTCGCGCTGCAGGCGATGGGCTCGGCCGGCGAGCCGGTGCTGCGCGGGATCGGACACATCCAGCGGCTCGTCTTCCGGGTGCTGGGCATGGTCATGTGGGCCGCCCCCGTGGGCGCCTTCGGCGCCATCGCGGCGGTGGTCGGCGAGACGGGCGTGGACGCCCTCAAGTCGCTCGCCGTCATCATGATCGGCTTCTACATCACCTGCTTCCTGTTCGTCTTCATCATCCTGGGCGTGATCCTGCGCGTGGTCGCGGGCGTCAACATCCTGCTGCTGCTGAAGTACCTGGGCCGGGAGTTCCTGCTGATCCTGTCGACCTCGTCGTCCGAGTCGGCGCTGCCGCGGCTCATCGCGAAGATGGAGCACATGGGCATCAGCAAGCCGGTGGTCGGCATCACGGTGCCCACCGGCTACTCGTTCAACCTCGACGGCACGGCCATCTACCTCACCATGGCCTCCCTCTTCGTCGCCGAGGCAATGGGCGACCCGCTCACGGTCGGGCAGCAGATCTCGCTGCTCGTCTTCATGGTGATCGCCTCCAAGGGCGCGGCGGGCGTCACGGGCGCCGGGCTGGCCACGCTGGCGGGCGGACTCCAGTCGCACCGCCCGGACCTGGTGGACGGCGTCGGCCTGATCGTCGGCATCGACCGCTTCATGAGCGAGTGCCGCGCGCTGACGAACTTCGCGGGCAACGCGGTGGCCACGGTGCTCGTGGGCACCTGGACCAAGGAGATCGACCGGGAGCAGATGAACGAAGTCCTCGCCGGCAAGCGCCCGTTCGACGAGCGGACGCTGGTGGCCGACGGGCACGGCGCGGACGCGGACGAGGCCTCCGGCGACCCGGGCCCGGACCCGGGCCCGCTGCCCGAGCAGGCCGGAGAGAGCCCCGACGCGGGCCCCGACCTCACGAAGGAGCAGGAGCCGGCGCGCTGA
- the treS gene encoding maltose alpha-D-glucosyltransferase — protein sequence MIVNEPVPDTFEDTPAKDRDPDWFKRAVFYEVLVRSFQDSDGDGIGDLKGLTSRLDYLQWLGVDCLWLPPFFKSPLRDGGYDVADYTSVLPEFGDLADFVEFVDSAHQRGMRVIIDMVMNHTSDQHPWFQESRTDPDGPYGDYYVWADDDKQYQDARIIFVDTEASNWTFDPVRKQYYWHRFFSHQPDLNYENPVVQDEMISALTFWLDLGIDGFRLDAVPYLYAEEGTNCENLPASHAFLKRVRSEIDAHYPDTVLLAEANQWPEDVVDYFGDYAEGGDECHMAFHFPVMPRIFMAVRRESRYPVSEVLAKTPAIPSGCQWGIFLRNHDELTLEMVTDEERDYMYAEYAKDPRMRANIGIRRRLAPLLDNDRNQIELFTALLLSLPGSPILYYGDEIGMGDNIWLGDRDAVRTPMQWTPDRNAGFSSSDPGRLTLPAIMDPVYGYQVTNVEAAMSSPSSLLHWTRRMIEIRKQNPAFGLGTYTELPSSNPAVLAFLREAPLTDEGGDDLVVCVNNFSRFPQPTELDLRAYEGRVPVELIGGVRFPPIGEWPYLLTLAGHGFYWFRLRRQPAQQQSPAGAQEP from the coding sequence ATGATCGTCAATGAGCCCGTCCCCGACACCTTCGAGGACACCCCGGCCAAGGACCGCGACCCCGACTGGTTCAAACGCGCGGTCTTCTACGAGGTCCTCGTCCGCTCGTTCCAGGACAGTGACGGCGACGGCATCGGCGACCTGAAGGGCCTCACCTCCAGGCTCGACTACCTGCAATGGCTGGGTGTCGACTGCCTGTGGCTGCCGCCCTTCTTCAAGTCCCCGCTCCGCGACGGCGGTTACGACGTCGCGGACTACACCTCGGTGCTCCCCGAGTTCGGCGACCTGGCCGACTTCGTGGAGTTCGTGGACTCCGCCCACCAGCGGGGCATGCGGGTGATCATCGACATGGTGATGAACCACACCAGCGACCAGCACCCGTGGTTCCAGGAGTCCAGAACGGACCCCGACGGCCCCTACGGCGACTACTACGTCTGGGCCGACGACGACAAGCAGTACCAGGACGCGCGCATCATCTTCGTCGACACGGAGGCCTCCAACTGGACGTTCGACCCGGTGCGCAAGCAGTACTACTGGCACCGCTTCTTCTCGCACCAGCCGGACCTGAACTACGAGAACCCGGTCGTCCAGGACGAGATGATCTCGGCGCTGACGTTCTGGCTGGACCTGGGCATCGACGGCTTCCGGCTGGACGCGGTGCCGTACCTGTACGCCGAGGAGGGCACCAACTGCGAGAACCTGCCCGCCTCGCACGCGTTCCTCAAGCGCGTACGCTCCGAGATCGACGCGCACTACCCCGACACCGTCCTGCTGGCCGAGGCCAACCAGTGGCCGGAGGACGTCGTCGACTACTTCGGGGACTACGCCGAGGGCGGCGACGAGTGCCACATGGCGTTCCACTTCCCGGTGATGCCGCGCATCTTCATGGCGGTGCGGCGCGAGTCGCGCTACCCGGTCTCGGAGGTCCTGGCCAAGACCCCCGCCATCCCGTCCGGCTGCCAGTGGGGCATCTTCCTGCGCAACCACGACGAGCTCACCCTGGAGATGGTGACCGACGAGGAGCGGGACTACATGTACGCCGAGTACGCGAAGGACCCGCGCATGCGGGCCAACATCGGCATCCGGCGCCGGCTCGCCCCGCTGCTCGACAACGACCGGAACCAGATCGAGCTGTTCACCGCCCTGCTGCTGTCGCTGCCCGGATCGCCGATCCTCTACTACGGGGACGAGATCGGGATGGGCGACAACATCTGGCTCGGCGACCGGGACGCCGTACGCACGCCCATGCAGTGGACACCGGACCGGAACGCGGGCTTCTCGTCCTCCGACCCGGGCCGGCTGACGCTGCCCGCCATCATGGACCCGGTCTACGGCTACCAGGTCACCAACGTGGAGGCGGCGATGAGTTCGCCGTCGTCGCTGCTGCACTGGACCCGCCGGATGATCGAGATCCGCAAGCAGAACCCGGCGTTCGGGCTGGGCACGTACACCGAACTGCCGTCGTCCAACCCGGCGGTGCTCGCCTTCCTGCGGGAGGCGCCGCTGACGGATGAGGGCGGCGACGACCTGGTGGTGTGCGTGAACAACTTCTCGCGGTTCCCGCAGCCGACGGAGCTGGACCTGCGGGCGTACGAGGGCCGGGTGCCGGTCGAGCTGATCGGCGGCGTGCGCTTCCCGCCCATCGGGGAGTGGCCGTATCTGCTGACGCTGGCGGGGCACGGCTTCTACTGGTTCCGGCTGCGCAGGCAGCCCGCCCAGCAGCAGTCCCCCGCGGGGGCGCAGGAGCCGTGA
- a CDS encoding maltokinase N-terminal cap-like domain-containing protein codes for MSERSLPLTATDAGSSPAPGRHTGSALLPSLAPLLAEWLPRQRWFAGKGRPISGFALVSGTELLPCGAGGTGAAPGLLHLLVRARHGHTGEHGQRAEHAADCYQLLLGVRSVLPPELAPASLGSPASGPLRDRTVYDALHDPKLTGLLLERLRSPGRLGPLRFASAPGAAIPSGLRPRALDAEQSNSSVIYGTEYILKLFRRVDPGLNPDLELPLALARGGCARVPAPTAWFEAAPTPQSPALTLGVLQPYLPDSGDGWQLALHALAGRQDFTASARALGRATAEVHATLADALPTTLLRGPELERLAGDMADRLEAAARAVPALRPYRTGLRNAFAAVAELARLGHTRRAQRVHGDLHLGQALCGSGDGLWSLIDFEGEPARPLSERRRPQPVVRDVAGILRSFDYAASQQGTGERWTRDWAAANRAAYCAGYADVTGSDPRDDARLLRAFETDKAVYEVLYEARHRPAWLPIPLSAVRRLAAADG; via the coding sequence ATGTCGGAACGCTCCTTGCCCCTCACGGCGACCGACGCCGGTTCCTCCCCCGCTCCAGGGCGGCACACCGGGAGCGCGCTGCTCCCGTCGCTTGCGCCGCTGCTGGCGGAGTGGCTGCCGCGGCAGCGCTGGTTCGCCGGGAAGGGCCGTCCGATCAGCGGCTTCGCGCTCGTGTCCGGCACCGAACTGCTCCCCTGCGGAGCCGGCGGCACCGGCGCGGCCCCCGGGCTGCTGCACCTGCTCGTACGCGCCCGGCACGGGCACACCGGCGAGCACGGGCAGCGGGCCGAGCACGCCGCCGACTGCTACCAGCTGCTGCTCGGCGTACGGTCCGTGCTGCCGCCCGAGCTCGCGCCCGCCTCCCTGGGGAGCCCCGCGAGCGGCCCGCTGCGCGACCGTACGGTCTACGACGCGCTGCACGACCCGAAGCTCACCGGGCTCCTCCTGGAGCGGCTGCGCTCCCCCGGCCGGCTCGGGCCGCTCCGCTTCGCGTCCGCGCCGGGCGCCGCCATCCCGTCCGGGCTGCGGCCGCGCGCGCTGGACGCCGAGCAGTCCAACTCCTCGGTGATCTACGGCACCGAGTACATCCTCAAGCTGTTCCGGCGGGTCGACCCGGGGCTCAACCCCGACCTCGAACTGCCCCTCGCGCTCGCACGCGGCGGCTGCGCGCGCGTGCCGGCGCCCACGGCGTGGTTCGAGGCGGCGCCCACGCCGCAGAGCCCCGCGCTCACCCTCGGGGTGCTGCAGCCGTACCTGCCGGACAGCGGCGACGGCTGGCAGCTCGCGCTCCACGCGCTCGCCGGGCGGCAGGACTTCACCGCCTCGGCACGCGCGCTGGGGCGCGCGACCGCCGAGGTGCACGCGACGCTCGCGGACGCGCTGCCCACCACGCTGCTGCGCGGCCCCGAACTGGAACGGCTCGCCGGCGACATGGCCGACCGGCTGGAGGCGGCGGCGCGGGCCGTCCCCGCGCTGCGGCCGTACCGTACGGGGCTGCGGAACGCGTTCGCCGCGGTGGCCGAGCTGGCGCGGCTCGGCCACACCCGGCGCGCCCAGCGCGTACACGGCGACCTGCATCTGGGGCAGGCGCTGTGCGGCTCGGGCGACGGCCTGTGGAGCCTGATCGACTTCGAGGGCGAGCCCGCCCGCCCGCTCAGCGAGCGCCGCCGCCCGCAGCCCGTCGTCCGCGATGTCGCGGGGATACTGCGCTCCTTCGACTACGCCGCCAGCCAGCAGGGCACGGGCGAGCGCTGGACCCGCGACTGGGCCGCCGCCAACCGGGCGGCGTACTGCGCCGGTTACGCGGACGTCACCGGCTCCGACCCGCGGGACGACGCGCGGCTGCTGCGCGCGTTCGAGACCGACAAGGCGGTCTACGAGGTGCTGTACGAGGCCCGCCACCGCCCCGCCTGGCTGCCCATCCCGCTGTCCGCCGTACGCCGCCTCGCCGCGGCGGACGGCTGA